The nucleotide sequence GGCAATACGCGACTCGGGGACTTCCCCTTCGGTCAGCAACTTCACGTAACCCAGCGCGGCCTCGTAGGAATCGCGGCCACCGTTCTTCTCGATGTCGTCGTTGCAGGGAATCCAGATGCCGCCGCCGGACACCGCCGAGGTGCCGCCGTAGAACTCGGATTTCTCGATGACCAGCGCCTTGAGACCCTCACCGGCGGCGCACAGTGCCGCGGTCATGCCGCCGGCCCCGGAGCCGACCACCACCACGTCAAATTCCTCGTCCCAGATCTGCGTGGGTTCGTTCATGCCCATGGTCCCCTCCCGAAAAAACAAACCCCTCCCGGGTGACCCGGAGAGGGGTGGTACGCGACCATCGTCGCGATCAGATGAAAAAGTCGGTGTTCTCGCGGCCGAGCAGTGCACCGCCGAAGTTGCGCCCAAACACGTCCGGGTTGTTGGCATAGTGCGCGCGTGCCGAGAGAATGTCGGTGAAGAAGCGCACCAGCGGGAAGTCGGTGAAGATGCCGCGGCCACCGCAGGCGGAATGCAGCTTGTAGGCGTGCTCGCAGCAGCGGTCCACCACCTGCGCCGCCTGGTAGCGGAAGTGCAGGCGACGTTCGACACTCACCGGCTCGCCCTTGACGGCCGCGGCCTTGAGTTCGGTGAAGTTGCGGTCCAGTGCCAGGCGCATTTCATCGGCGGCGACGCTGGCATTGGCCACCGCCATCTGCGCCGGCACCTGTTCGGAGGTCTTGGCGCCCATGTTGCCGGTCCAGTTGCCGCCGAATTCCTTGAAGCACTCGATCATGCCCTCCAGCCCGCCGATGGCGGCGGTGGACACGGCGCGAACAAAGATCTGGCCGAACGGCAACTGGTACAGCGGCGCGGTGAAGGTGTCACGGCCCGGGTTGGTGCCCATGAAGCCATCGCTGGCCTTGTGGGTCCGGTACTCGGGGACGAATACGTCTTCGACCACGATGTCGTTGGAGCCGGTGGCCTTGAGCCCCATGGTGTGCCAGGTGTCGACCACCTTGAAATCCGACTTCGGCAGCAGGAAGGTCCGGTATTCCGGCGGCTGGCCCTCATTGAAGATGAGCCCTCCGAGAAACACCCAGTCGCAATGTTCGATACCGCTGGAGAAACCCCAGCGCCCGCTGAAGCGGAATCCGCCCTCGACCGGTGTCACCTGACCCTTGGGCATGTAGGTGGAGGCGATCAGGACGGAATGGTCACCGCCACCCCAGACATCCTCGGCCGCCTTGGGGTCGAACAGGGCGATCTGCCAGTTGTGCACGCCGACCACCCCGTAGACCCAGGCGGTGGACATACACCCCTTGGCCAGTTCCATTTGGACGTCGTAGAACACCTGCGGGTCCATCTCGTAGCCGCCATAGCGCTTGGGCTTGAGCACCTCGAAAAAGCCCGCTTCCTGCATGTCGGCGATGGTTTCTTTCGGGATCGCCCGCGCCGCGTTGGCGGCCTCGGCACGCTCGGCCAGCTTCGGTGCGAGTTGCCGCGCCCGCTGAACCAGGACATCGGGGGTGATCGGAACGGCTTTCGCGCTGGAGGCCTGCATGGTGAAATCCTCGACAACAGGGCGGCCACAGCAGAGGGGCGCCCAAGAATGGAGTGGAGCTGCATTTCCGCAGGAAACCGCAGATTGAACATCGTCCGAAATGAGTACCAGCCAGAACCTGTACAAATCGGGCAAAAACCGACGCCACCGCTGACGTCGCGGTCACTCAAACGGGTGATGCAGACGCCCCGGACGGCCACCGACACTGCGCGCAGCTGGAGCGGCCCTGAACACCCGCTGCCGACGATTTCTTTCATGCAACCCGCCACGAGCGCGAAGCGCGGCGGCACCGGAGTCCCTCACATGGCAACGTCCCGCGAGTACGGCCTTGGCGAATTCACCTTCCCCCGTGGCTGGTTCATGGTCGCCGAGAGCGCGAAGGTCACCGACAAGCCCATGGGCGTGAAGTATTTCGGCCAGGAGTTCGCGCTATATCGCGGCAAGGAAAGCGGCCGCGTCATTCTGCTCGATGCCTACTGCCCGCACATGGGGACCCACCTCGCACGCAATAGCACCAGCTATGTCGCCCAGGATGGCCCGGTGGAGGGCGACTCCATCCGCTGCCCGTACCACGCCTGGCGCTTCGGCCCCGATGGCAAGTGCAATCACATCCCCTACTCCAACGGCCCCATCCCGCCCGCCGCCAAGGTGCGCTCGTGGCCGGTCAAGGAGCATCTGGGCGCCGTGTTCGTCTGGCACGACCCCGAAGGCGGTGAGCCCGACTACGAGTTGCCGGTCATTCCCGAGTGCAGCGACCCCAGCTGGGTCCCCCTGGCCTTCGACGATCTCGGGGTGGTGGAGAGCCACACCCAGGAAATTGTCGACAACATCACCGATGTCGCCCATTTCGGGCCGGTGCACGGGTCGATCACCCAATACTTTGAAAACGAGTTCAAGGGGCATATTGCGGTGCAGCGCATGGGCGGCGGTCACCGCACCCTGACCACTGCTGGAGGGCCGATGCTGGAGACCGAAGCGGTGTACCACGGCCCCAGCCTGCTGATCACCAAGATGAGCGGCACCCACGATTCCTACATCTACATCGCCCATACACCGGTGGAAGACGGCTCGGCCTATGTGTGGCACGGCCTGATGGTGAAATCGCCCACCGGCCAACCGCAGTACACCGCGGAAGACACCGAGATCGCCCGTCAGTACCAGGCGATGGCGCTGGCCGCCTTCGCGCAGGACTTCGAGGTGTGGCGGCACAAGCGCCCCTGCATCAAGGGGCTGTTCGTGCAGGGCGATGGTGCCTTCCTCAAGCAGCGCGCCTGGTACAAGCAGTTCTACAACCCGCGGGCGATGAAACGCGAACTGCTGCAAGCGGTCGAGGGTGTGCACCGGGCGCGCGGCATGGACGGCGCCCCACCGGAAGCTGTCAAGCCGGTGCCGGTGGCAGCAGAAGAAGTGGTGAGCTGACCCCTGATGGCGGCCCGCGGGCCGCCATCGCCGTTCCGTGCAGCCGCTAGGGTGCGGCGGCTGGCGCCAGGGCCGGCAGCGTCGCCATCACCCGCCGGTCGTGCGCCGGCACC is from Flagellatimonas centrodinii and encodes:
- a CDS encoding acyl-CoA dehydrogenase family protein, whose translation is MQASSAKAVPITPDVLVQRARQLAPKLAERAEAANAARAIPKETIADMQEAGFFEVLKPKRYGGYEMDPQVFYDVQMELAKGCMSTAWVYGVVGVHNWQIALFDPKAAEDVWGGGDHSVLIASTYMPKGQVTPVEGGFRFSGRWGFSSGIEHCDWVFLGGLIFNEGQPPEYRTFLLPKSDFKVVDTWHTMGLKATGSNDIVVEDVFVPEYRTHKASDGFMGTNPGRDTFTAPLYQLPFGQIFVRAVSTAAIGGLEGMIECFKEFGGNWTGNMGAKTSEQVPAQMAVANASVAADEMRLALDRNFTELKAAAVKGEPVSVERRLHFRYQAAQVVDRCCEHAYKLHSACGGRGIFTDFPLVRFFTDILSARAHYANNPDVFGRNFGGALLGRENTDFFI
- a CDS encoding Rieske 2Fe-2S domain-containing protein; the encoded protein is MATSREYGLGEFTFPRGWFMVAESAKVTDKPMGVKYFGQEFALYRGKESGRVILLDAYCPHMGTHLARNSTSYVAQDGPVEGDSIRCPYHAWRFGPDGKCNHIPYSNGPIPPAAKVRSWPVKEHLGAVFVWHDPEGGEPDYELPVIPECSDPSWVPLAFDDLGVVESHTQEIVDNITDVAHFGPVHGSITQYFENEFKGHIAVQRMGGGHRTLTTAGGPMLETEAVYHGPSLLITKMSGTHDSYIYIAHTPVEDGSAYVWHGLMVKSPTGQPQYTAEDTEIARQYQAMALAAFAQDFEVWRHKRPCIKGLFVQGDGAFLKQRAWYKQFYNPRAMKRELLQAVEGVHRARGMDGAPPEAVKPVPVAAEEVVS